The Anaerotignum propionicum DSM 1682 sequence GGCATTCAAGGTTTATTCAATATTCAGTTCATTGTAGATAGCAACGACAACGTTTTCGTGATTGAGGTAAACCCCAGATCCTCCAGAACAGTACCCTTCCTTTCCAAGGCAACAGGCTACTCTCTTGCGGATATTGCAACACTGGTCATCTTAGGCAAAACCTTAAAGGAACAAGGCATCTTCGGCATCTACCCTGATGAAAGCCCTAGATGGTATGTAAAGGTTCCCGCCTTCTCCTTTGCAAAGCTGAGAGGCATGGATACCTACCTCTCTCCAGAAATGAAGTCCACAGGGGAAGCAATCGGATATGATAATAAGCTGAACAGAGCCTTATATAAAGCCCTGCAAGCATCAGGCATGAATATTCTGAACTACGGCACCGTTTTGGCTACCATTGCCGATAAGGATAAGGAAGAAGCACTTCCTCTCATTCGCCGCTTCTACGAATTGGGCTTTAATATTGAAGCAACCGCAGGCACAGCAGAATTTTTGAAGGAGCATGGTATCCGTACCCGTATCAAGAAAAAGGTAAGCGAAGGCAGTGAAGAAATCTTCGACTCCATCCGCTCCGGCTATGTCAGCTATGTCATAAATACAAGAGACGTGAACTCCGAAGAAGGTATGAACGATGGTCAAGAAATTCGTCAGTGTGCCGTAGAAAACAACGTTACCATGTTCACCGCCTTGGATACCGTAAGAGTACTCTTGGATGTTTTGGAAGAAACAACCCTTTGCATTTCCACAATCAACGCCTAAGGAGGGCTTTTCTTGAATCAGTCTCACTTTAAAATAGTAAAAAATGAGCCCCTTACAAGCACTGTGTACCGCATGGTGCTTGAGGGGGATACCTCTGCTATAACAAGAGCAGGGCAATTTATCAATATAAAAATAGAAGGTCTATTTTTGCGCCGTCCTATTTCTGTCTGTGATTATGACGATAGTTCAATTACAATTTTATATAAAACTGTAGGTAAGGGTACAAATATCATGAAAGACTTGACGCCCTCTACCCAATTAGACATTCTTACGGGTCTGGGAAATGGCTATGATACCACAAAAAGTGGAAACCACCCCTTGCTTATCGGCGGTGGCGTTGGCGTTCCCCCCATGTACCGCCTGGCAAAAAATCTCCTTGATGAAGGAAAAACACCTGTCGTTATTTTGGGCTTTAATACAAAGGATGAAGCCTTTTATATGGAAGAATTTAAACAACTTGGCATAGAAGTCCTTGTTGCCACAGCAGATGGAACCCTTGGCACAAAAGGCTTTGTTACCGATATTGTAAAGAGTCTGACTGCGTATACTTATTTTTATACCTGTGGCCCTGAACCAATGCTGAAAGCCCTTTCAGCATGTACCAACACCAGTGGACAGCTAAGCTTCGAGGAAAGAATGGGCTGTGGTTTCGGTGCTTGTATGGGTTGCTCCTGCCAAACAAAGTATGGTAATAAACGTATTTGCAAAGAAGGACCTGTTTTGGAAAAGGAGGAAATCATATGGTAAACACAAAAGTTACCTTAAGCGGTATTACCTTAGATAACCCCATCATCCCTGCCAGCGGAACCTTTGGCTATGGCTATGAATTTGCAGAGCTCTATGACATCAATATATTAGGCTCCTTTTCCTTTAAAGGAACCACAAGAGAACCTCGCTTCGGAAACCCTACCCCAAGAATAGCAGAATGCACAGGTGGAATGATTAACTCCGTAGGTTTACAAAACCCAGGGATTGAAAAGGTCATTAGCGAAGAATTGCCTAAAATGAAAAAGGTTTTTCACAAGCCTGTGATTGCAAATATCAGTGGTTCTTCTGTGGAGGAATATGTATATTGCGCAGAAAAAATAAATGCAGAAGAGCAAGTAGGCATCATCGAAGTCAACGTAAGCTGTCCCAATGTACATCATGGCGGCATGAGCTTTGGAACAAGCCCCCAAGCGGCGGCGGCGGTGACAAAAGCGGTAAAAACAGTCACAACAAAGTCTGTGTATATTAAGCTGAGCCCCAATGTAACAGATATTGTTTCCATTGCAAAGGCTTGTGAGGAGGCTGGTGCTGATGGCATTAGCTTAATCAATACGCTAATGGGCATGCGCATTGACCTAAAAACAGGTAAGCCTACTATTGCCAATAAAATGGGCGGCTTTTCGGGCAGTGCTATTTTCCCTGTAGCGGTGCGTATGGTTTATCAGGTATATGAAGCAGTAAACCTGCCCATCATCGGTATGGGTGGTGTATCCACTGCTGAGGATGTATTAGAGCTAATGTTGGCAGGTGCAACGGCAGTGCAAGTCGGTGCCGCAAATTTAGTGGACCCCTTTGCTTGCAAAAATATAATTGAAGATTTACCCCATGTGATGAAAAAATACGGAATCAAAGATTTAAACCATATTATTGGAGGTGCCCATAAATGAGTAAAGATGTAATCATTGCTTGCGATTTTAACAGCAAAGCCGACCTCATAGCCTTTCTGGAACATTTCAAGGAAGAAAGACCTTTTTTGAAAATCGGAATGGAGCTATTCTATGCAGAAGGCCCCGCAATCGTAAAAGAGATTAAAGCAAGAGGCCATAAAATCTTCTTAGACTTAAAGCTTCATGATATCCCCAATACTGTGAAAAAAGCAATCTCTGTTTTGTCAGATTTGGATGTGGATTTGTGCAACGTTCATGCCTCAGGCACCATTGCCATGATGGAGTCAGCTCTGGAAGGTTTCACTAAAAAAGATGGCACCCGTGGTCTATTAATCGCTGTAACCCAGCTCACCTCCACCAGTGAGGAAAGAATGCAAGCTGACCTTTTAATTGACAAAAGCCTTGAAGAAACCGTATTACATTACGCCAAAAATACAAAAAAAGCAGGCTTGGATGGTATCGTTTGCTCTCCTTGGGAAGCAAATAAAGTAAAGGAGGTTTGCGGCGAGAATTTCCTAACCATTACTCCCGGTGTACGCTTTGCCGATGGGGACGCAGGGGATCAAGTGCGTATTGCAACCCCTGAACGTGCAAGGGAATTAGGCTCCGACTATATCGTCGTAGGCCGCCCCATTACCCAAGCCACCGATCCTGTTGCCGCATATAGAAGATGCTTAACCGAATTTTTAGGAGGAAATGCGTGATGAAACATTTGATTGCAAAAGACTTATTATCCATTGGTGCCGTATTTCTTCGCCCAGAAGACCCTTTTACCTGGGCAAGCGGTATTAAAAGCCCCATTTATTGTGATAACCGATTAACCTTGACCGCTCCCGAAGTGAGAGACCATGTGGAGCATGCTTTGGCAGAAACCATCCGCAAAGAGTACCCCGATTGCGAAGTTTTGATGGGCACCAGTACTGCAGGCATAGCCCATGCAGCAATCACCGCTCATATTTTAGGTCTCCCTATGGGCTATGTCCGCTCTGGCGCCAAAGATCATGGCCGCAATAACCAGATTGAGGGCAAATTGGAAAAAGGCCAAAAGGTTGTCGTGGTTGAAGATTTGATTTCCACAGGAGGAAGTGTCATTGAGGTTGTCAATGTCCTTCGTGAAGCTGGTGCAGAAGTTCTTGGCGTAGTCAGCATCTTTACCTACGGGATGCAAAAAGGCTTAGACCGTTTGAAAGAAGCCAACGTAAAAAACATTAGCCTGTCGGACTTTGATGCAGTTGCAGAGGTTGCCGCAAAAGAAGGCTATATAAAGCAAGAGGATATAAAAAAATTAATTACCTTCCGTAATAACCCAAGTGATGAAGGCTGGAGGAATGTTTCATTATGAGAAGCTTGATTGATATTGTTGACCTTTCCATTGCAGAAATTGACGAATTAATCGCTACCGCCAATGATATAATTGAATCCCCCATAAAATATAGCGAAAAGTGCCGCGGCAAAAAACTTGCCACCCTATTTTTCGAACCTTCCACAAGAACAAGGTTAAGTTTTGAAGCGGCAATGATGGAATTGGGGGGTAATGTATTAGGTTTTTCTGCGGCAAGCAATAGCTCCGCCGCAAAAGGAGAAAGCGTTTCCGATACCATCCGAACCGTAAGCTGTTATGCAGACATCATTGCCATGCGCCATCCCAAAGAAGGCGCACCAATGGTAGCTTCCCTCCACTCTTCCGTCCCCATAATCAATGCGGGAGATGGCGGTCATAACCATCCAACCCAAACCCTTACCGACCTTTTAACCATACAACGGGAAAAAGGCCACTTTGACAGCTTAACCGTAGGGCTTTGCGGTGACTTAAAGTTCGGTAGAACTGTGCATTCTTTGATACACGCCTTGTCACGCTATGAAAATATTCACTTTGTTTTAATCTCTCCTGAGGAATTAAAATTACCTGAATATATCATTAATGATATTTTAGATAAAAAGGGAATCTCCTATACCGTTACCACCAGCTTAGAAAAGGTTATGCCCACCTTGGATATTCTCTATATGACCCGTGTACAAAGAGAACGATTTTTCAACGAAGCGGATTATATACGTTTGAAAGATAGCTATATCTTAAATAAAGAAAAGCTGACTACTGCCAAAACCGACCTGTGTATCATGCATCCTCTTCCTCGTGTCAACGAAATTTCCGTAGACGTGGATGATGACCCAAGGGCATGCTATTTTAAGCAGGTTCTCTATGGCAAATTTATCCGTATGGCACTGATTTTAAAGCTTTTGGAGGTGGAATGATATGAATATTGACTCTATTCGCAACGGAATTGTAATTGATCATATCAAGGCTGGACAAGGCATGGAAATCTATCAACTATTAAACCTTGAAGCCTTAGATTGCTCCATTGCCTTAATCAAAAACGCAAGTAGTGGTAAAATCGGCAAAAAAGACATTATAAAAATAGATGCTGATTTTGACCTAAACTTAGATGTATTGGGATATATTAATCCGGATATCACGATAAACGTTATCAAAGACGGTCAGAGAATCAAAAAATTTCATCCCCAATTGCCCGAAAGATTAACCAACGTCATCAAATGTAAAAACCCCCGTTGTATCACCTCTGTGGAACAGGAAATCGACCATGTTTTTAAGTTGACAGATGGTGAAAACAGGGTATATCGCTGTATTTATTGCGAGTCAAAAGCAAAGGGAGAATCCATGTAACCTATTTTCACTATACAGATAAACTATTTGACAGATTGTCTCAAAAATTTATCTATAAGTATTAAGATATAGCCAAAAAGGGTGGTTCTTAAAACAACCACCCTTTCGTTATATCTTTTTCTTTATAAACCCGCCCTCTATTATCTGCATTTAAACTATAGACTACTTTTCACATTGAATAAGTTCCTCCAACAACTCCAAAACCTGAGGAAATTCAGTAAATCCATCACGATCTATAAAATGACCGCCTTTATCAAGAACAATCAGCCTTATATCTAGCTTCTCTGCCATTTTTTTCGTTGCCTCCATTGGCACAATGTCATCATCTACCGCCGTTAGCATTACTCTGTGTGGAATAAGGCATTTCACCTTGTCTACATCAATTTCCCCATCCACAAATTCAATCAATCCCTCCTTTTGTACTTCCATGGGATTTTCGTCCATAAATCCGGAAACTAGAATAGCACCTTTTATTTTAAGTCCCTTTTTCAATATAAATCGTAACGTCGTAATGCAACCAAGACTGTGTCCAATAAAAACAGTATCTTCATTGATTTCACATACATTCTCTTCTAATTTTTCTATCCAAGGCACAAGGTGAGGATCTTCTGTATTTGGCATATCAGGAACAATTACTTCAACGCCCTTCTTCTTCATTTGCTCCTTCAACCAAGGAAACCAATTTGCCTTGCTGGAGGCAGTAAACCCATGTGTCAAATAAATAGGTGACTTGTGCATAAATGACCCCTTCTCTTTTACTTCTCAAATCTTTGTTTTTCTATTTCATTTAATTAATACTTTTTCTTCAATATTATCAGTATATTGAAAATAATGCCATAGGTAATCCCTTTACAATATGAATCCCTTATCTGGTAATCTTTCACCCTTCTATTCTTTTTCCCCCGTATCATGCATAAACTGATAAAAAAATTCAAGGGAGCGTTCCTATGCAAAACCCCAATGTAAAATATTTAAAAATGCCAAACGGATATTTCTGTCTCTTTTATCGCCAAAGTAATATTCTTTTCTTCCAGTCAAATACAAGTACAGGCTGGTCAACACCGCAAATCTTGGCAGAAAGAATCGGTTCAACCTTCTCTGTTTGCCAATTCGGAGAGGTATGTTATGTTCTATATACCACAATAGGTGGAACTTTAAACATCGCTTCCTCCAAAGATTTTGTGAATTGGGAGCATGAACCTTTAAACGGCATGACAATCAATTCTAGTAACCTAAAATTCTTTATTGTACCAACAGAAAACGCATTACATATTATCTATCATTTACCAACAGAAGCCAAAGGGATTGATTCTTTGGTATATTGCTCCTTTCGCAATGGACGATGGGAAACCCCTACACAAATTGACCGTTTCATCCCCTTTGGGAAAACTATTTTTCTTGCACGGCGTTTAAGCAAGGAACACATCATTCTATATTATAGAACTGCCAGAAATACATGGTGCGCTCGGGAAATGCTTCTTACTCCATATACACTTGGAAGCTTAACGCCACTAATTCAAACACAAACCAATTTTGTTGATATTTCCATTGTAAACGATATGGAGCGTATTCATATTTTGTATATTACCCGTAATATGTTCCGCACCCAGGTTATTTATCAATATAAGCAAACAACGGCAGTCAGCACCCCTCGTGTTCTTTGGGAAGACACAAATTGTGATAATGCCATGGCGTTTTTGGAGAACGGAAAACTCATGTTGATGTGGACTGCCAACGGCCGACCTTTGCGTTGTATTTCGGAAAATAACGGCGCAACATTCGGAGTAGTGGAACACTATACAGGCAGCTTCCCTACTCAATGCTTAAAGGGTGAGCTTACAAATGCAGACGCCTTAGAATGCAACGCCATGGAGACCTATGGGGATTTGTCCAGAAATTTCAACCCCTTCCTTTTGGTGAATGCATCCGAGTCTAGAATGCAAATACAAGCACTGCCTTTTGAACAAGAACAGCCCCTTCCTGGGAAGCAGGAAAAAAAATCTTCACCCCTTTACTACACCCAAGAACCACAACCAAATCGGTTTGCCCAAGATACACAGCCACAGGGCATTCCCTTTGGTCAGGAAATGCAGCTCTCACAGTTTGTTCAGGATGCACAACCACAGCGTACGCCCGTTAAACAAGGAGCGCAATACAGTCACTTTACCCAAGAGCCACAGTCACAGCCCATGCCATTTGGGCAAGAAACACAACCTATCCCTGTGGAGGTTACACAATCACAAAGTACTCCTTTTGAGCAAGAGATGCAATACTCTCGATTTACTCAAGAAGCACAACCAAACTCTTTTGTCCAAGAGACACAGAACAATCCTTTTAGGCAAGATTCCTTACTGCAAAAAAAGCAAAAAAAATATACGTCTATCCAGAACTCTCAAAAACAGCAAATTGAAGAATTAACTGCACTTCTGGCTCAACGAAGTGATGAAATCACTGAGGTAAATGCCCGTTGGAAAGCCCAAATTTCACGCTTGGAAGCAGAGCTTAAAACATTGCGTAAAGAGAATGAAAAACTCAAGCAATCTATCCATGCAGCACAAGTTGAAAAAAAACGGATTGCCTCTGTACAACATGTTCCATCTGCCCAAACAGAAGTGAAATTTGAAAAGCTTCAAGCGGCAGAAAATATAGCTGCACAGTCCCACGAAACTCCATTACCCCTAGTCGAGGCACCTGAAAATCAAATGGATGTAAAAACAGAAATTATTGATTGACCATTTTACAAATCACGATTAACGAGTATTCATCTGAGGCAGATTCATAGACCTTGCTTTTGATTTTTTTTGAACATCAATAAACCCGTATCACAAGAATCCATAGAGAATTTTTATGATACGGGTTTTTCTTTTCTAAACTCAGAAAAAGCTTGACCGTCCTTGAAATTGCGTATTTTGTAAAATTGAAAATGACATGAAATAGAATATCAATCATGCCATTTTTATTCTTCACGAATAATCTCCTCTAGCATCTCTGCAATTTCTCCAATCAAATCGTTACAATTTTCTCTTCGGGCAGAAAGTCTACAGCAATCAACGCAATTCCAGTTTCCTTGTGCTCTGCACAGCAAGATCAAGCTTTTCTGCTTTGCCTCCTCTACAGGAAATAAAATTCCCAAAACCATGACCGCCGCAACCAATGCACTGCATATGCCTCCTACGCCAAATCCTGCACTAATTGCATTACAGCTCATTAATAATTCTTCAGAAAGAGGAAACCCGTATGTTTCTGATGCGGCCCTTAAAATAGCACGGGAGCAATTTTCTCCCTGAACGCAAAGAGCCATTGCCCGCTCCTTCATAAAATCATCTCCTTTGCTTCATAGTATGAAAAAAAAGGACAATGGTTCTGCCTTATGGGGACAAATAATAAAATTTTTTAATTGTGTCATACATTTTAGCTTTAAAAGAAAAACTATTTTCATTTGAATACTCTTTTTAAAGATTTGAATATTAAAAAAGCAACCTCAATTGAGATTGCTTGAGGGCATCCTTAAAGTAGACGCCCTCTTGGTTTTCTATACTTTTTCAGTTATAATTACTTCTCTGAACATTTTCTTACTGACCATAACCCTCTGAGGTTAAACGCACTGCCAATGGCAAATATTTTCCGTTTTCCCATCTGGAGTTCTGGCTTTTAATCCATGCAAAGCTAATCAAAACACCTACAATACCCAAGGTAAAAGAAATCAAACTTTCAGGCAGGGACACCAAAGGACTCACTACGAAATAACCAAAAAATAATCCAATGAAAAAACCAATCATAGGTATGCCATAGCTAATCAAAATAGCCTTTAAAAAAGCATTGTCCTGCAGTTCCAGTTCAACCCAATCCCCTACCTCTGCATCACAAAGGTTTTTCGCTTCTATATCCATATCCTGTTCAATATGGCCTGAGAAACATGCTTTACAATGACCACAAGCCTCCTGGCGAATAATATGAACCTTAACCATATTTCCACTTTCTTGTGTTACCAATCCTTTCATTGGCAAGACCACCTTTCTATTCTGACCCTTAAATAGGGCTTTCTCCACACTTTATAACTACATTATATACATAATACAATGCTTTTTCAATATCCAATGCTTTTATTTTATTGAAAGGTTTTTCCTACCATCCTGATTTACGCTAAATTTTAGAATCATTTATAATTTTACTCGTCAATATTTTGAATCGTAATTTTCGTTAAATTCCTTAAGAACATTATGATTAACCTATCCCCCCTGCCTTTATTGTCAACTTCTCTATCTCTATTCCCACATCATTTTCCTATAAAAATTTATAAAACACATACTGCATTTGTAGTCTATGTCTCTCACAAAAAATTTGAACAATAAATATATGGCAGTATTCTTTATAAAATCACTGACGCCATAAAAACAGTTTATCAGCCTCCCCCTCTTTAAGATACAAATCAACTTAAGTAATAACCTTAGACATTTTAATAAGGCGTCGATAAAATCGACGCCTTTTCCTATCTTCTAATTGATATTATAAAAATATTGTATCTTTTATAAAGGTAGTTCGAATCGTCACCAAACATCCAGACTCCCTTGTTTTTTCTTTATAAACCAAATTATAAAATTGTTGATTAAAGCTCCCAATGGTACAGCAACCAACAGTCCCCAAAATCCAAATAGTCTTCCAAATATAGCCAGTGACAATAAAACTAATACGGGATGCATTTCAACTTTTTTCCCTACAACCTTGGGAACAATATATACACTATCAATTTGCTGTAAAATTAAAATTAGTATGGAAGCATATAATGCGCGGATAGATTCTCCACTCAATAGCCCCGCCATTATGGCTAAAATAAAAGCTATAAATGCCCCAAAATAAGGTATTAAGTTTGAAAACCCCGAAATCAGCCCCAACACAACCCCATAAGGCAGGCCTACTATTGTAAAGGAAATGGAAAACAAAATCGCCATGATTACCGCATCTGTCATCTGTCCCCCTAAATACCCTATTATTACATTATTGACTTCCAAAGAAGCCCTGCGAATCCGTCTTGTTACTTTTTCTCCAAATAATAGCAAAGAAAATTCCTTTAAATAGTTTAATATCATTTCCTTCTCCATAAGAAAATAAAAAGCCACCGTAAGCCCTATGGTAATATCAATCAAACTGTTACCGATTTGTGGAATATATGCAGTTATTCCCATGATTTGTTCCTGTATCCAAAGAGTGGCATTCTCTGTCCAAGCCGATAAAATTCCTTCCACATTTTGCAAAATGCCTAGTTCCGCCAGCTTTAAATTTACCAGTACCAAATAATCCCCAATTTTTCTGACAAAAGCAGATAGCTGCTCTGCTAAGCCTTCTAAATCTGCTGCTCCTAAGCCTTTTGCAGCCCATCTGCCTCCTAAAAATAATACAATAAATATAATAATATAGGCCGCTCCCGTTCCTACCTTTCTGTTCTTGATTTTACTCCGTTGTATTGCTGTCAAACGATTTTCATACTGCCTTTGCAAGAAGTGAGTAAGGGGTTCAAATAATACCGAGAAGAAAATCGCCCACAAAAGGGGAGCAAAAACGGCGAGGATTCCCCTCGCCGTCTGTATTACGACATTTTTCGCCTCGGAAAGCTGAAACAAAAGCATCCCCAATATAACTAAAATACCAACCGTAAAAATTACATGAAAGGAGATGACCAAATACTTTTTGTTCCAAGGCAGCCGCATATCTTCACCATTCCTTAAGTTTTAGTGATCCATTTTTCGTAATACTTCTTTTAAATACTCCCAAACGCGTATTGTGGAAGCCACCGAAAGGCATTCATCAGGGGTATGCACATCGTGCATCTCCGGCCCAATGGAAACCATGTCCAGATTGGGTATCTTTTCGGAAAACAACCCACATTCCAAACCAGCATGAATTGCAGCAATTTCCGCTTCCTTGCCATACATTTCTTGGTAGGTTTTTGCAAACAATTTTAGCATTTCAGAATCTGGATTGAACCTCCACCCGGGATAATCATTTACTTCCTCAACCCTTGCGCCGCAAAGGTTGGCAATGGCATGAATTTTCTGACAAATTAGCTCTTTTCTGCTCTCCACAGAGCTTCTGACTGCATTATCAAAATAGATATATTCTGCGGTGGTTTTTACAATCCCAATATTATTTGAGCTTTCAACCAAACCTTTCATTTCCATGCTCATGGTTTGCACCCCAAAGGGCAAAAGCAATAAGGTGTAAATGACTTTGCTTTTCGTATCTTCTGTGAAAACCTGAAAAACGGCTTCCTTCAAAAGTTCTATTGATATAGTTATAGACGGCTCACAGGAATTATATTCCTCCTTGAGAATATTTTCTATTTTCATTAAATATTCTCTTATCCCATCTTCTTTTTCCTTGTCAAAAACAATGACCGCCTCCGCCTCTCGGCAAATGGCATTGTCCATGTTCCCTCCATCCACACTAGCCAAAGAGAAATCTTCCTTTTCCAGTAACATATATAACACTCTGCC is a genomic window containing:
- a CDS encoding dihydroorotate dehydrogenase electron transfer subunit, whose product is MNQSHFKIVKNEPLTSTVYRMVLEGDTSAITRAGQFINIKIEGLFLRRPISVCDYDDSSITILYKTVGKGTNIMKDLTPSTQLDILTGLGNGYDTTKSGNHPLLIGGGVGVPPMYRLAKNLLDEGKTPVVILGFNTKDEAFYMEEFKQLGIEVLVATADGTLGTKGFVTDIVKSLTAYTYFYTCGPEPMLKALSACTNTSGQLSFEERMGCGFGACMGCSCQTKYGNKRICKEGPVLEKEEIIW
- a CDS encoding dihydroorotate dehydrogenase — protein: MVNTKVTLSGITLDNPIIPASGTFGYGYEFAELYDINILGSFSFKGTTREPRFGNPTPRIAECTGGMINSVGLQNPGIEKVISEELPKMKKVFHKPVIANISGSSVEEYVYCAEKINAEEQVGIIEVNVSCPNVHHGGMSFGTSPQAAAAVTKAVKTVTTKSVYIKLSPNVTDIVSIAKACEEAGADGISLINTLMGMRIDLKTGKPTIANKMGGFSGSAIFPVAVRMVYQVYEAVNLPIIGMGGVSTAEDVLELMLAGATAVQVGAANLVDPFACKNIIEDLPHVMKKYGIKDLNHIIGGAHK
- the pyrF gene encoding orotidine-5'-phosphate decarboxylase; this translates as MSKDVIIACDFNSKADLIAFLEHFKEERPFLKIGMELFYAEGPAIVKEIKARGHKIFLDLKLHDIPNTVKKAISVLSDLDVDLCNVHASGTIAMMESALEGFTKKDGTRGLLIAVTQLTSTSEERMQADLLIDKSLEETVLHYAKNTKKAGLDGIVCSPWEANKVKEVCGENFLTITPGVRFADGDAGDQVRIATPERARELGSDYIVVGRPITQATDPVAAYRRCLTEFLGGNA
- the pyrE gene encoding orotate phosphoribosyltransferase, with protein sequence MKHLIAKDLLSIGAVFLRPEDPFTWASGIKSPIYCDNRLTLTAPEVRDHVEHALAETIRKEYPDCEVLMGTSTAGIAHAAITAHILGLPMGYVRSGAKDHGRNNQIEGKLEKGQKVVVVEDLISTGGSVIEVVNVLREAGAEVLGVVSIFTYGMQKGLDRLKEANVKNISLSDFDAVAEVAAKEGYIKQEDIKKLITFRNNPSDEGWRNVSL
- the pyrB gene encoding aspartate carbamoyltransferase, giving the protein MRSLIDIVDLSIAEIDELIATANDIIESPIKYSEKCRGKKLATLFFEPSTRTRLSFEAAMMELGGNVLGFSAASNSSAAKGESVSDTIRTVSCYADIIAMRHPKEGAPMVASLHSSVPIINAGDGGHNHPTQTLTDLLTIQREKGHFDSLTVGLCGDLKFGRTVHSLIHALSRYENIHFVLISPEELKLPEYIINDILDKKGISYTVTTSLEKVMPTLDILYMTRVQRERFFNEADYIRLKDSYILNKEKLTTAKTDLCIMHPLPRVNEISVDVDDDPRACYFKQVLYGKFIRMALILKLLEVE
- a CDS encoding aspartate carbamoyltransferase regulatory subunit, translating into MNIDSIRNGIVIDHIKAGQGMEIYQLLNLEALDCSIALIKNASSGKIGKKDIIKIDADFDLNLDVLGYINPDITINVIKDGQRIKKFHPQLPERLTNVIKCKNPRCITSVEQEIDHVFKLTDGENRVYRCIYCESKAKGESM
- a CDS encoding RBBP9/YdeN family alpha/beta hydrolase; its protein translation is MHKSPIYLTHGFTASSKANWFPWLKEQMKKKGVEVIVPDMPNTEDPHLVPWIEKLEENVCEINEDTVFIGHSLGCITTLRFILKKGLKIKGAILVSGFMDENPMEVQKEGLIEFVDGEIDVDKVKCLIPHRVMLTAVDDDIVPMEATKKMAEKLDIRLIVLDKGGHFIDRDGFTEFPQVLELLEELIQCEK
- a CDS encoding C-GCAxxG-C-C family protein — encoded protein: MKERAMALCVQGENCSRAILRAASETYGFPLSEELLMSCNAISAGFGVGGICSALVAAVMVLGILFPVEEAKQKSLILLCRAQGNWNCVDCCRLSARRENCNDLIGEIAEMLEEIIREE
- a CDS encoding SoxR reducing system RseC family protein is translated as MKGLVTQESGNMVKVHIIRQEACGHCKACFSGHIEQDMDIEAKNLCDAEVGDWVELELQDNAFLKAILISYGIPMIGFFIGLFFGYFVVSPLVSLPESLISFTLGIVGVLISFAWIKSQNSRWENGKYLPLAVRLTSEGYGQ
- a CDS encoding AI-2E family transporter, which produces MRLPWNKKYLVISFHVIFTVGILVILGMLLFQLSEAKNVVIQTARGILAVFAPLLWAIFFSVLFEPLTHFLQRQYENRLTAIQRSKIKNRKVGTGAAYIIIFIVLFLGGRWAAKGLGAADLEGLAEQLSAFVRKIGDYLVLVNLKLAELGILQNVEGILSAWTENATLWIQEQIMGITAYIPQIGNSLIDITIGLTVAFYFLMEKEMILNYLKEFSLLLFGEKVTRRIRRASLEVNNVIIGYLGGQMTDAVIMAILFSISFTIVGLPYGVVLGLISGFSNLIPYFGAFIAFILAIMAGLLSGESIRALYASILILILQQIDSVYIVPKVVGKKVEMHPVLVLLSLAIFGRLFGFWGLLVAVPLGALINNFIIWFIKKKQGSLDVW
- a CDS encoding aminoacyl-histidine dipeptidase — encoded protein: MGKLDGLCGDKVFYYFEEICKIPHGSENEMALSDYIVAFAKDRGLYYRQDESHNVLIKKSGSKGYEEVPPVILQGHIDMVCEKNAGTEMDFLKDPLDIYVEDGFIHAKGTTLGGDDGIAVAYMLAILDDNTLEHPPIEALFTVEEEIGMGGARAFEPFDVEGKRLLNMDTEEEGVLLSGCAGGRRARVYLPAERMEISEGKGAYHISIRGLKGGHSGSDIHLQRANANRLMGRVLYMLLEKEDFSLASVDGGNMDNAICREAEAVIVFDKEKEDGIREYLMKIENILKEEYNSCEPSITISIELLKEAVFQVFTEDTKSKVIYTLLLLPFGVQTMSMEMKGLVESSNNIGIVKTTAEYIYFDNAVRSSVESRKELICQKIHAIANLCGARVEEVNDYPGWRFNPDSEMLKLFAKTYQEMYGKEAEIAAIHAGLECGLFSEKIPNLDMVSIGPEMHDVHTPDECLSVASTIRVWEYLKEVLRKMDH